Proteins encoded together in one Pseudomonas sp. TCU-HL1 window:
- a CDS encoding DUF2946 domain-containing protein — MTYGRARQHGAWLGLLAMLLVLVGPLVSQARDMAPVGVPPWMGELACATEHGGPGHQPVMPDHEMSWAKCGYCTLLFNSPALNPASLHGLDLAGLASPQAALAPRAGHAAQAVFPGALTRAPPFALS; from the coding sequence GTGACCTACGGCAGAGCACGACAACATGGTGCCTGGCTTGGCCTTCTGGCCATGCTGCTGGTGCTCGTCGGTCCGTTGGTCTCCCAGGCGCGGGACATGGCACCGGTCGGCGTGCCGCCCTGGATGGGCGAGCTGGCCTGTGCCACCGAGCACGGCGGTCCGGGCCATCAGCCGGTGATGCCCGACCACGAGATGTCCTGGGCCAAGTGCGGCTACTGCACCCTGTTGTTCAATTCCCCGGCCCTGAACCCGGCCTCATTGCACGGGCTGGACCTGGCTGGCCTTGCCAGTCCGCAAGCGGCGCTGGCACCACGGGCAGGCCATGCTGCCCAGGCCGTCTTCCCCGGCGCGTTGACCCGCGCACCGCCCTTCGCGCTGTCCTGA
- a CDS encoding MFS transporter, translating into MDNSSTLAASAEPRTTSQRIKSIFSGSVGNLVEWYDWYVYAAFSLYFAKAFFPQGDMTAQLLNTAAIFAVGFLMRPIGGWLMGIYADRKGRKAALLASVLLMCFGSLIIALTPSYETIGVAAPILLVVARLLQGLSVGGEYGTSATYLSEMATKEQRGFFSSFQYVTLISGQLIALAVLIILQQTLTTEQLESWGWRVPFFIGALCAVVAMFLRRGMEETESFTKKKDKPKESLLRTLMRHPKEVLTVIGLTMGGTLAFYTYTTYMQKYLVNTVGMSKDDSTMISAATLFLFMLLQPIVGGLSDKIGRRPILIAFGVLGTLFTYPILSTLHTIETWWGAFFLIMAALIIVSGYTSINAVVKAELFPTEIRALGVGLPYALTVSIFGGTAEYVALWFKSIGMESGFYWYVTACIACSLLVYVFMKDTRTHSRMNQD; encoded by the coding sequence ATGGATAACTCCAGCACCCTGGCTGCCTCTGCAGAACCCCGCACGACATCGCAACGCATCAAATCGATTTTCAGTGGCTCGGTGGGCAACCTGGTCGAGTGGTACGACTGGTACGTGTACGCCGCCTTCTCGCTGTACTTCGCCAAAGCCTTCTTCCCCCAGGGCGACATGACCGCCCAGTTGCTCAACACCGCCGCGATCTTCGCCGTGGGCTTCCTGATGCGCCCGATCGGTGGCTGGCTGATGGGTATCTACGCCGACCGCAAGGGCCGCAAGGCCGCCCTGCTGGCCTCGGTGCTGCTGATGTGCTTCGGCTCGCTGATCATCGCCCTGACCCCGAGCTATGAAACCATCGGCGTCGCCGCACCGATCCTGCTGGTCGTCGCGCGCCTGTTGCAGGGCCTCTCGGTAGGCGGTGAATACGGCACCTCGGCCACCTACCTGTCGGAGATGGCGACCAAGGAGCAACGCGGCTTCTTCTCCAGCTTCCAGTACGTGACCCTGATCTCCGGCCAGCTCATCGCCCTGGCGGTGCTGATCATCCTCCAGCAGACCCTGACCACTGAACAGCTGGAAAGCTGGGGCTGGCGCGTGCCCTTCTTCATCGGCGCCCTGTGCGCGGTCGTGGCCATGTTCCTGCGTCGCGGCATGGAAGAGACCGAGTCCTTCACCAAGAAGAAGGACAAGCCGAAGGAAAGCCTGCTGCGCACCCTGATGCGCCATCCCAAGGAAGTGCTGACCGTGATCGGCCTGACCATGGGCGGCACCCTGGCCTTCTACACCTACACCACTTACATGCAGAAGTACCTGGTGAACACCGTGGGCATGAGCAAGGACGACTCGACCATGATCTCGGCCGCCACGCTGTTCCTCTTCATGCTGCTGCAGCCCATCGTCGGCGGGCTTTCCGACAAGATCGGCCGTCGCCCGATCCTGATCGCCTTCGGCGTGCTGGGCACCCTGTTCACCTACCCAATCCTCAGCACCCTGCACACCATCGAGACCTGGTGGGGCGCGTTCTTCCTGATCATGGCGGCGCTGATCATCGTCAGCGGCTACACCTCGATCAACGCCGTGGTGAAGGCCGAACTCTTCCCCACCGAGATCCGCGCCCTGGGCGTAGGCCTGCCGTACGCACTGACCGTTTCCATCTTCGGCGGCACCGCCGAGTACGTGGCCCTGTGGTTCAAGAGCATCGGCATGGAAAGCGGCTTCTACTGGTACGTCACCGCCTGCATCGCCTGCTCGCTACTGGTGTACGTATTCATGAAGGACACCCGCACCCACTCGCGGATGAACCAGGACTGA
- a CDS encoding ATP-binding protein, with product MISRSLRIALLILLLLAGLLLAMHLAGRQAEHQALRDEGKQVREQLSLYAGSLRTLIERFRALPAVLALDPEVRAILEGPVDNNQQHLLNLKLEQMNRAAGSTTLELLDRDGLAVAASNWRLPTSFVGHNYGFRPYFAEARSHGSGRFYAVGVTSGVPGYFLASAVRGEQGEFIGAIVVKLEFPELEQEWGHRPDIILVSDARGVVFIANQPGWRYRELQPISAEGRAEMAATRQYDKQPLAPLIHNTRLEFGTDSRLARVDGPAGRTDYLWESLPLPSEGWTLHLLRTPQDAAGSARAASLAAAGAWLAVFFLALFLHQRWRLARIRQRSREELEQLVEQRTAALRTAQDGLIQAAKLAALGQMSAALAHEINQPLTALQMHLASLRLMLGNGQLEQAHKALARHDELLQRMAALTGHLKTYARKTPGGLRECLELGNVVDKSLQLLAPNLRDAQVEISQTLMIPAWVSGDAIRLEQVLVNLLRNALDAVAGHPHPHLWITLQREHEHWLLEVADNGGGIAPDDLPRVFDPFFTTKPAGAGLGIGLAVSYAIVHELGGTLSAANQGEGAVFSLRLPVDKAKEEQP from the coding sequence TTGATCTCCCGCTCCCTGCGCATCGCCCTGCTGATCCTGCTGCTGCTCGCCGGGTTGCTCCTGGCGATGCATCTGGCCGGTCGCCAGGCCGAACACCAGGCCCTGCGCGATGAGGGCAAGCAGGTCCGCGAGCAGCTGAGCCTTTACGCCGGCAGCCTGCGCACGCTGATCGAGCGTTTCCGCGCCCTCCCCGCCGTGCTGGCACTGGACCCGGAAGTGCGTGCCATCCTCGAAGGGCCTGTGGATAACAACCAGCAACACCTGCTCAACCTGAAACTGGAACAGATGAACCGCGCCGCCGGCTCCACCACCCTGGAGCTTCTGGATCGCGACGGCCTCGCCGTGGCCGCCAGCAACTGGCGCCTGCCCACCAGCTTCGTCGGCCACAACTATGGCTTCCGTCCGTACTTCGCCGAAGCACGCAGCCATGGCAGCGGCCGCTTCTATGCAGTGGGCGTGACCAGCGGTGTTCCGGGCTACTTCCTGGCCAGCGCGGTGCGCGGCGAACAGGGTGAGTTCATCGGCGCGATCGTGGTGAAGCTGGAGTTCCCCGAACTGGAGCAGGAATGGGGCCATCGGCCGGACATCATCCTGGTCAGCGATGCGCGCGGCGTGGTGTTCATCGCCAACCAGCCGGGCTGGCGCTATCGCGAGCTGCAACCCATTTCTGCCGAGGGCCGAGCCGAAATGGCCGCCACCCGACAGTACGACAAACAGCCCCTGGCGCCACTTATCCACAACACGCGGCTCGAATTCGGCACAGACAGCCGGCTGGCGCGAGTCGATGGACCCGCCGGTCGCACCGACTACCTCTGGGAAAGCCTGCCGCTGCCCAGCGAAGGCTGGACCCTGCACCTGCTGCGCACCCCGCAGGACGCAGCAGGCAGCGCCCGTGCCGCGAGCCTGGCCGCCGCCGGTGCCTGGCTCGCGGTGTTCTTCCTCGCCCTGTTCCTGCACCAGCGCTGGCGCCTGGCGCGCATCCGTCAACGCAGTCGGGAAGAACTGGAGCAACTGGTGGAACAACGCACCGCCGCCCTGCGCACCGCCCAGGACGGCCTGATCCAGGCCGCCAAGCTCGCCGCCCTAGGGCAGATGTCAGCGGCCCTGGCCCACGAGATCAATCAGCCCCTCACGGCTCTGCAGATGCACCTGGCCAGCCTGCGCCTGATGCTCGGCAACGGTCAGCTGGAGCAGGCCCACAAGGCGTTGGCACGCCATGATGAGCTGCTGCAACGCATGGCCGCGCTCACCGGCCACCTCAAGACCTACGCCCGCAAGACGCCCGGAGGGCTGCGCGAATGCCTCGAACTGGGCAACGTTGTGGATAAGTCCCTGCAACTGCTGGCGCCCAACCTGCGCGACGCCCAGGTGGAAATCAGCCAGACGCTGATGATTCCTGCCTGGGTGTCGGGTGACGCGATCCGCCTCGAACAGGTGCTGGTCAACCTGTTGCGCAACGCGCTGGACGCTGTAGCAGGCCATCCGCACCCGCACCTGTGGATAACCCTGCAACGGGAACACGAGCACTGGTTGCTCGAAGTGGCCGACAACGGCGGCGGCATCGCCCCGGACGACCTGCCACGGGTCTTTGACCCCTTCTTCACCACCAAGCCAGCGGGTGCTGGCCTGGGAATCGGACTGGCGGTGTCCTACGCCATCGTCCACGAACTGGGTGGCACCCTGAGCGCCGCCAACCAGGGCGAGGGCGCGGTGTTCAGCCTGCGCCTGCCTGTGGATAAAGCCAAAGAGGAACAGCCATGA
- a CDS encoding NADH:ubiquinone oxidoreductase: protein MRAWLLPLLLLLSVDVHAEACVVHSQGDGLDVKLCQENRSIPKQLFRDGFCKPEIKGQKVEVSFVDNCPVGAFGVCRDAKVSNQPYRQDIHYYGVASDARYLKPFCETQSQGKWEKDRS, encoded by the coding sequence ATGCGTGCCTGGTTGCTGCCCTTGCTACTGTTGCTGTCCGTCGACGTCCACGCGGAAGCCTGCGTGGTGCACAGCCAGGGCGACGGGCTGGATGTGAAGCTCTGCCAGGAAAACCGTAGCATCCCTAAGCAGCTCTTCCGTGACGGCTTCTGCAAGCCGGAGATAAAGGGCCAGAAAGTGGAAGTGAGCTTTGTGGATAACTGCCCTGTCGGTGCTTTCGGCGTCTGCCGCGATGCGAAGGTGAGCAACCAGCCCTATCGCCAGGACATCCACTACTACGGCGTGGCCAGTGACGCGCGCTACCTGAAACCCTTCTGCGAGACGCAAAGCCAGGGCAAGTGGGAAAAAGACCGCTCCTGA
- a CDS encoding DUF3301 domain-containing protein: MLSLADVFLLMVFAAGAAWLWRGHGVRERALTLAKQHCARLDVELLDGNVAFRRLAMVRDAKGNRRLARIYGFEFTVTGEQRLAGSIQMFGNHLGRIDLEAHPFEVDAEAQHAGKVIQLNEWRRNHPKPDEQRRVD, translated from the coding sequence ATGCTGAGCCTGGCTGACGTTTTCCTACTGATGGTGTTCGCCGCCGGTGCAGCCTGGCTGTGGCGCGGCCATGGCGTGCGCGAACGCGCACTGACACTGGCCAAGCAGCACTGCGCACGGCTGGATGTGGAACTGCTGGACGGCAACGTGGCCTTCCGCCGGCTGGCCATGGTGCGCGATGCCAAGGGCAACCGTCGCCTGGCGCGCATCTACGGGTTCGAGTTCACCGTCACCGGCGAACAACGTCTGGCGGGCAGCATCCAGATGTTCGGCAACCACCTGGGCCGCATCGACCTTGAGGCCCATCCCTTCGAAGTCGATGCCGAAGCCCAGCACGCAGGCAAGGTTATCCAGCTGAACGAGTGGCGGCGTAACCACCCCAAGCCGGACGAGCAGCGTCGGGTGGATTAG
- a CDS encoding alpha/beta fold hydrolase has product MQLIPWSHSTSAGFTLRGWHSQPSGKPLLHFLHGNGFCGRTYTPLLQAMAEDFDLWLCDVQGHGDSDHGGRFLGWNRNAELAVEAFEAGRGLFGEVPRVALGHSFGGVLTSLILARHSALFRRAVLLDPVIFTPAMIGVMAFSEVLGLHRRTTMASRALARRNHWADHQAAWNGLHGRGIFKGWTDEALQGYVDHAIKAVENGVELKCRPSREAEIFSSFPKRLWPSLGRLETPTLILHGQHSYPFVAKSVARLTALNGHVSAQVVEGGHCFMQEFPQASAERTAEFLLRG; this is encoded by the coding sequence ATGCAATTGATCCCCTGGTCCCATTCGACTTCTGCCGGATTCACCCTGCGCGGCTGGCATAGCCAGCCCTCCGGCAAGCCGCTGCTGCACTTCCTTCACGGCAATGGTTTCTGCGGTCGTACCTACACGCCGTTGCTGCAAGCGATGGCGGAAGACTTCGACCTCTGGCTGTGCGATGTCCAGGGCCATGGCGACAGTGATCACGGCGGCCGCTTCCTCGGCTGGAACCGCAATGCCGAACTGGCGGTGGAGGCCTTCGAGGCCGGGCGTGGCCTGTTTGGCGAGGTGCCGCGAGTGGCTCTGGGGCACAGCTTCGGCGGCGTGCTGACCAGCCTCATCCTGGCCCGTCATTCGGCGCTGTTCAGGCGTGCGGTATTGCTCGACCCGGTCATCTTCACGCCGGCCATGATCGGCGTGATGGCCTTCTCCGAAGTCCTCGGGCTGCACCGCCGCACCACCATGGCCAGCCGCGCACTGGCGCGGCGCAACCACTGGGCCGACCACCAGGCCGCCTGGAACGGCCTGCATGGCCGCGGCATCTTCAAGGGTTGGACCGACGAGGCGCTGCAGGGCTACGTGGATCACGCCATCAAGGCTGTGGAAAACGGTGTCGAGCTCAAGTGCCGGCCGAGTCGCGAGGCGGAGATCTTCAGCTCCTTCCCGAAGCGCCTGTGGCCTTCCCTCGGACGCCTTGAGACGCCGACGCTGATCCTCCACGGACAGCACAGCTACCCCTTCGTGGCCAAGTCGGTGGCGCGGCTGACCGCCCTCAATGGTCACGTCAGCGCCCAGGTTGTGGAGGGCGGCCACTGCTTCATGCAGGAGTTTCCCCAGGCCAGCGCCGAGCGCACCGCCGAGTTCCTGCTGCGTGGATGA
- a CDS encoding PepSY-associated TM helix domain-containing protein, translating to MSKNTVSFYNLAWRWHFYAGLFVIPFIIMLAVTGSIYLFKPQLDNWLYSDLMQVRPAGQTLSADQQLEKLRQAYPQASVSQYLPPVDAGHSAQFVATQGGRKTNLFVDPYSGQVLGTQDAENNLQAIARSLHGTLLIGTVGDRLIELAAGWAIVLVVSGLYLWWPRGQGMRGVFWPRLASRGRLFWRDLHAVTGFWSSLLLLFMLLTGMTWTGFWGEKFADVWNRFPAAMWNEVPKSDQQARSLNTAEDQTVAWAVENTLLPASDPHAAHKGHDMAGMHVSSGQVSLQRVVDTARELSVVPGYSITLPAEATGVYSIAVFADDPRNDATLHLDQYSGKVLADIRWHDYGLVAKSVEMGVVLHEGKFFGLANQLIMFGVCLLILLSAVSGLVMWWKRRPQGSFGVPSLRHDLPLWKTAVVIMIGLGIAFPLVGLSLLAVWSLDWLVLSRLGGSKVVAG from the coding sequence ATGTCGAAGAACACTGTCTCTTTCTACAATCTGGCGTGGCGCTGGCATTTCTATGCCGGGCTGTTCGTCATCCCCTTCATAATCATGCTGGCGGTCACCGGCAGCATCTACCTGTTCAAACCCCAGCTCGATAACTGGCTCTACAGCGACCTGATGCAGGTGCGTCCTGCCGGCCAGACCCTTAGCGCCGACCAGCAATTGGAGAAGTTGCGCCAGGCTTATCCACAGGCCAGCGTCAGCCAGTACCTGCCGCCGGTAGACGCCGGGCACAGCGCACAGTTCGTCGCCACGCAGGGCGGGCGCAAGACCAACCTGTTCGTCGATCCCTACAGCGGCCAGGTGCTGGGCACCCAGGACGCCGAGAACAACCTCCAGGCCATCGCCCGTTCACTGCACGGCACGCTGCTGATCGGCACGGTGGGTGATCGGCTGATCGAGCTGGCTGCTGGCTGGGCCATCGTCCTGGTGGTGTCCGGCCTCTACCTCTGGTGGCCGCGCGGGCAGGGCATGCGTGGCGTGTTCTGGCCGCGCCTGGCCAGCCGGGGGCGGCTGTTCTGGCGCGACCTGCATGCGGTGACCGGATTCTGGAGCTCGTTGCTGCTGCTGTTCATGCTGCTCACCGGGATGACCTGGACGGGCTTCTGGGGCGAGAAATTCGCCGATGTCTGGAACCGCTTCCCGGCGGCCATGTGGAATGAAGTGCCCAAATCCGACCAGCAGGCTCGCAGCCTGAACACCGCCGAAGACCAGACCGTGGCTTGGGCGGTGGAAAACACGCTGCTGCCAGCTTCCGATCCGCACGCGGCGCACAAGGGCCATGACATGGCCGGCATGCACGTCAGCTCCGGCCAGGTGAGCTTGCAGCGGGTGGTGGATACGGCCCGTGAACTTAGCGTGGTGCCAGGCTACAGCATCACCCTGCCGGCCGAGGCGACCGGGGTTTACAGCATTGCCGTATTCGCCGATGACCCGCGCAACGACGCCACGCTGCACCTGGACCAGTACAGCGGCAAGGTGCTGGCCGACATCCGCTGGCACGACTACGGCCTGGTGGCGAAGAGCGTTGAAATGGGTGTGGTGCTGCACGAAGGAAAATTCTTCGGCCTGGCCAACCAGCTGATCATGTTCGGCGTCTGCCTGCTGATCCTGCTCAGCGCGGTAAGCGGCCTGGTGATGTGGTGGAAGCGCCGTCCGCAGGGCAGCTTCGGCGTACCGTCCCTGCGGCATGACCTGCCGTTGTGGAAAACCGCGGTGGTGATCATGATCGGCCTCGGCATCGCATTCCCGCTCGTGGGCTTGTCCCTGCTAGCGGTCTGGTCGCTGGACTGGCTGGTGCTGTCGCGCTTGGGTGGCAGCAAGGTAGTGGCCGGCTAG
- a CDS encoding IS110 family transposase, translating into MRTAYVEQHSANEPVLAVALELARASWKVALSDARRAPRLKTVDAPQPLARLEQVVQTIAETRALWALPASARVVVVYEAGQDGFWLQRALQARALEVLVIDPASLLMARRRRLAKTDRLDALRLVEALLAWLRGEQRRFQVVCPPSVEDEDRRHWGRERQQLQRELQQHRNRIEKLLATVGCWTRLDRAGRQQLAEGTLQDWAGQALGAALQARLQRELQRWQEARTQLRRLEHEHAQRFGTRQAEQVARLSQLRGIGTVGARQLVLELFWRQFRNRRQLGACVGLVPSPYDSGTLRVDQGISKQGNPRVRALLVEQAWLWLHYQPNSALSHWFAKKAGGDCRRSRRVAIVALARRLVIALWRYLERGELPAGATLKAVP; encoded by the coding sequence ATGCGAACGGCCTACGTTGAACAGCATAGTGCGAACGAACCGGTCTTGGCAGTGGCGCTGGAGTTGGCCAGGGCCAGTTGGAAAGTGGCGCTGAGTGATGCCCGGCGCGCCCCCCGGCTGAAGACAGTCGACGCACCGCAACCCCTGGCGCGCCTGGAGCAGGTGGTGCAAACGATCGCGGAGACGCGCGCGCTCTGGGCGTTGCCAGCGTCCGCCAGAGTGGTCGTGGTGTATGAAGCGGGCCAGGATGGCTTCTGGCTACAGCGCGCCTTGCAGGCGCGTGCGCTGGAGGTCCTGGTGATCGATCCAGCGAGCCTGCTGATGGCGCGGCGGAGGCGTCTGGCCAAGACTGACCGGCTGGACGCCTTGCGCCTGGTGGAGGCCCTGCTGGCCTGGCTGCGTGGCGAGCAGCGGCGTTTTCAGGTGGTGTGCCCGCCCAGCGTCGAGGACGAGGATCGCCGGCACTGGGGGCGCGAGCGCCAGCAGTTGCAGCGCGAGCTGCAGCAGCACCGCAACCGGATCGAGAAGCTGCTGGCGACGGTGGGCTGCTGGACCCGGCTGGATCGTGCCGGCCGCCAACAACTGGCCGAGGGCACGCTGCAGGACTGGGCTGGCCAGGCGCTGGGGGCGGCGCTGCAGGCCCGCCTGCAGCGGGAGCTGCAACGCTGGCAGGAGGCCCGGACCCAGCTGCGGCGGCTGGAGCACGAACACGCGCAGCGCTTCGGCACCCGCCAGGCCGAACAAGTGGCGCGACTGAGCCAGTTGCGCGGCATCGGCACCGTCGGCGCCCGGCAACTGGTACTCGAGCTGTTCTGGCGGCAGTTTCGCAACCGCCGTCAGTTGGGGGCCTGCGTTGGCCTGGTGCCCTCGCCCTACGACAGCGGCACGCTGCGGGTCGACCAGGGCATCAGCAAGCAGGGTAATCCCCGGGTCCGCGCGCTGCTGGTCGAACAGGCCTGGCTATGGCTGCACTACCAGCCGAACAGCGCCCTCAGCCACTGGTTCGCCAAGAAGGCCGGCGGTGATTGCCGTCGCAGTCGACGGGTAGCGATCGTGGCCCTGGCGCGACGCCTGGTGATCGCCTTGTGGCGCTACCTGGAGCGCGGTGAGCTGCCGGCGGGTGCAACACTGAAAGCCGTGCCCTGA
- a CDS encoding copper chaperone PCu(A)C: MRKTLLALGALLSVSGTLAAHEYNLGSLHIEHPWAMAVPAVSPNGAAFLVIHNKGAEADTLLGADTARAGKTEIHEHLHKDGLMKMQQVPGGLDIPADGEARLEQGGYHLMMFGLKQPLNDGDKFPMTLHFQKAGDLDVEVHVQKSAPSGGAEHQH; encoded by the coding sequence ATGCGCAAGACATTGCTGGCCCTGGGGGCCCTGCTGAGCGTTTCCGGCACCCTGGCCGCCCATGAATACAACCTGGGGTCGCTGCACATCGAACATCCCTGGGCCATGGCCGTACCCGCAGTTTCGCCGAACGGTGCCGCCTTCCTGGTTATCCACAACAAAGGCGCGGAAGCCGACACGCTGCTCGGCGCCGACACGGCCCGCGCTGGCAAGACCGAGATCCACGAGCACCTACACAAGGACGGCCTGATGAAGATGCAGCAGGTTCCCGGCGGCCTGGACATTCCGGCTGACGGTGAAGCGCGCCTGGAGCAGGGCGGTTACCACCTGATGATGTTCGGCCTGAAGCAGCCGCTGAACGACGGTGACAAGTTCCCCATGACCCTGCATTTCCAGAAGGCCGGCGACCTGGACGTGGAAGTCCACGTGCAGAAGAGCGCACCGTCCGGTGGTGCCGAGCACCAGCACTGA
- a CDS encoding CobW family GTP-binding protein — MLTHIPTHLIAGPLGAGKTSLIRQLLAQRPAFERWAVLINEFGQIGLDAALLTRDDDGIALAEVAGGCVCCVNGAPFQVGLARLLRKSRPDRLLIEPSGLGHPVELLRQLREAPWEGVLALQPSVVVLDAAALAAGQPLPDSQREALLDAGLVLLNKAENLDSAACEQLSAKLPPVPILWTTHGRLDIQELPGIHAHAGKPVGISELPTGVDKPHVLWRNQGEPICQIQASADGWSIGWRWHPSQQFELMRVQQWLTNLPWRRAKLVLQTNAGWLSGNALDGAPIHWQASEWRKDSRLELIFAGPQDEAALKAGMAACRLEEEA; from the coding sequence ATGCTCACACATATCCCTACCCATCTCATTGCCGGCCCCCTGGGGGCCGGCAAGACCAGCCTGATCCGTCAGTTGCTGGCGCAGCGGCCCGCCTTTGAGCGCTGGGCGGTATTGATCAACGAGTTTGGCCAGATTGGTCTGGACGCGGCACTGCTGACGCGTGACGACGACGGCATCGCACTTGCGGAAGTGGCAGGCGGCTGTGTCTGTTGCGTCAACGGCGCGCCGTTCCAGGTCGGCCTAGCCCGGCTACTGCGCAAGTCACGCCCGGACCGGCTACTGATCGAGCCTTCCGGACTCGGACACCCCGTCGAGCTACTGCGACAGCTACGCGAAGCCCCTTGGGAGGGCGTTCTGGCGCTACAGCCGAGCGTCGTGGTGCTGGACGCGGCGGCGCTGGCTGCGGGCCAACCCCTACCGGACAGCCAGCGAGAGGCGCTTCTGGATGCTGGCCTGGTGCTACTGAACAAGGCCGAAAACCTGGATTCGGCCGCCTGTGAACAACTTTCCGCGAAACTACCCCCTGTACCTATCCTGTGGACGACACACGGGCGGCTAGATATCCAGGAGCTTCCAGGCATTCATGCACACGCTGGAAAACCTGTTGGTATCAGCGAGTTACCAACAGGTGTGGATAAACCCCATGTTTTGTGGAGGAATCAGGGCGAACCGATCTGCCAGATCCAGGCCAGTGCCGACGGCTGGAGCATCGGTTGGCGCTGGCATCCGAGCCAGCAGTTCGAGCTGATGCGCGTGCAGCAATGGCTCACCAACCTGCCCTGGCGCCGCGCCAAGCTGGTGTTGCAAACCAATGCTGGCTGGCTTTCCGGCAACGCCCTGGATGGCGCGCCGATCCACTGGCAGGCCAGTGAATGGCGCAAAGATTCGCGCCTGGAGCTGATCTTTGCCGGGCCTCAGGACGAGGCGGCGCTGAAGGCGGGCATGGCGGCGTGCCGGTTGGAGGAGGAGGCTTAG
- a CDS encoding sigma-54-dependent transcriptional regulator, whose amino-acid sequence MTAQVIFVDDEAAIREAVREWLELSGFEVRVEASAEDCLKRLDAAFPGVVISDLRMPGMDGMALLQAVQALDRELPFLMVTGHGDVPQAVEAMRLGAYDFIEKPFTAARLLDSLRRALEKRQLVQENRRLRVQVDLKDQLDGRLLGVSRALLQLRRQVLELARTPVNILLRGETGSGKEMVARCLHDFGPRAGKPFVALNCAAIPENLFESELFGHESGAFTGAQGKRIGKIEHAHGGTLFLDEIESMPLAQQVKLLRVLQEQRLERLGSNQSIAVDIRVVAATKPDLRDEVRAGRFREDLLYRLNVAELQLPALRERREDIPLLFEHFARQASERLGRSQPTLTPTELAQLLANPWPGNVRELANAAERHVLGLSTGQAERTEGEPSLAELMEVYEVQCLRQALARCQGDIKGVMTLLQLPRRTLNEKMARHGLARSEFLPGDEL is encoded by the coding sequence ATGACGGCCCAGGTGATTTTCGTCGACGACGAAGCGGCGATCCGCGAAGCCGTACGCGAGTGGCTCGAGCTTTCCGGTTTCGAGGTGCGCGTGGAGGCCAGTGCCGAAGACTGCCTGAAGCGTCTCGACGCAGCGTTTCCAGGCGTGGTCATCAGCGACCTGCGCATGCCCGGCATGGATGGCATGGCGCTGCTCCAGGCGGTTCAGGCACTGGACCGCGAGTTGCCCTTCCTGATGGTCACCGGCCACGGCGATGTGCCCCAGGCGGTGGAAGCCATGCGCCTGGGCGCTTACGACTTCATTGAGAAGCCCTTCACCGCCGCGCGCCTGCTGGACAGCCTGCGCCGGGCGCTGGAGAAGCGTCAGCTGGTGCAGGAAAACCGCCGCCTGCGCGTTCAGGTCGACCTCAAGGACCAGCTCGATGGCCGCCTGCTCGGGGTTTCCAGAGCGCTGCTACAGCTGCGCCGCCAGGTGCTGGAACTGGCCCGCACCCCGGTGAACATCCTGCTGCGCGGAGAAACCGGCAGCGGCAAGGAAATGGTCGCGCGCTGCCTGCACGACTTCGGCCCCCGCGCCGGCAAGCCCTTTGTGGCACTGAACTGCGCCGCCATTCCGGAGAACCTGTTCGAAAGCGAGCTGTTCGGCCATGAAAGCGGCGCCTTCACGGGCGCCCAAGGCAAGCGCATCGGCAAGATCGAACATGCCCATGGCGGCACCTTGTTCCTCGATGAGATCGAAAGCATGCCACTTGCCCAGCAGGTGAAGCTGCTGCGGGTGCTGCAGGAGCAGCGCCTGGAACGCCTCGGGTCGAACCAGAGCATCGCTGTGGATATCCGCGTGGTCGCCGCCACCAAGCCGGATCTGCGCGACGAGGTCCGCGCCGGGCGCTTCCGCGAGGACCTGCTCTACCGCCTGAACGTTGCCGAACTGCAACTGCCGGCTCTGCGCGAGCGTCGCGAAGACATTCCTCTGCTGTTCGAGCATTTCGCCCGGCAGGCCAGCGAGCGCCTGGGCCGGTCGCAACCGACGCTGACCCCGACGGAACTGGCGCAATTGCTGGCCAACCCCTGGCCGGGCAACGTCCGTGAACTGGCCAACGCCGCCGAACGTCATGTGCTGGGGTTATCCACAGGCCAGGCCGAGCGAACCGAAGGCGAGCCATCGCTGGCCGAGTTGATGGAAGTCTACGAAGTGCAGTGCCTGCGCCAGGCGCTCGCGCGTTGCCAGGGCGATATCAAGGGGGTGATGACACTGTTGCAACTGCCGCGTCGCACCCTCAATGAAAAGATGGCTCGCCACGGCCTGGCGCGCAGCGAGTTCCTGCCGGGCGACGAACTGTAG